The region AAGGAAGCGCTAATAGGATTTGTTTCTAATTTAAAATCGATTTCAGCTTTTTGCGCTAATAATAGATCTAGCGTTTCTTTTGCTTTTTTGTATTGCGATTTATATAAGCGACAAGGGTCATCCATTATAAAATAGTTTAGGTTTGTTTTGATATGCTGTTAAAAGTACTAAAAGTAAGTTAAATTCACAATCGTTTTCGCTTGTTTTTAAATCTGAAATAAGGAAATATTTTGGTATAAAAAAAGCACCCTCGAGATGAGGATGCTTTTTTAAAGTTATTCTGTTTAAATCTAATCTTGGTTAATTGTTTTTCTCCAAGTAAAAGAGTTAAGGATGTGTCTTTTTGCAAATCTTCCAGGAGAATCAGCATTTACCATTTTTACATAAGTTGCTTTAGGCACACTAATGTATTCATAAACACTTCCGTTAGAAAAGTTGATTATTAATCGACCTTCAACAAATTTGTAATCTGTGATTGTTGATGTAGAAATCGTTTCTGTATATTCTGGTAAGTTTTGTTTGATTGTTTCCGGATTGATACTCACCAAAAAATGATAAGCTTCAATAATTTTTTTACTGTTTTCTTCGGCAGCTTTTAAACCAGCTTCATCTCCTTGAAATTTATCAGGATGCGCTTCTTTCATCGCATTACGGTAGATGGTTTTTAAATCTTTTAACTCTGCAGTTTTGTCTACGTTTAGCAGCTTGCGGTATTCAACTATTTTTTTCATAAATATGGTAACTACTTGTCTTTTAATATGGAATTATTATGCTATAATTCCAAAATCAACAATTTTTTGCAAAGGTACACTTTTTTTTAAGTTTTTACTTTATAGTAAAAAATAAATAAAAAAATGAGCTTTTATTTATTTTAATTGATTTTTGAATATCAAATTATTGTTGTGGTTTATTGTTTGCTTTATCAAAGTTTTTTGACTTTTTAGGGTACTTATTGTAACTGATGTCACTTGGATTTTCAATAATTGATTTTATAGTAATCCAATCACCAACAGCGTGCTTAGCCATAACCATTTTATAATCTAAAAGATATTCACCACAAAAAAAATTGTTGTTTTCATCCTTTTCAATGATTCCTGTAAAAACTCCTTTTTGAAGCATTTTTTCTTCGGCACCTTTAGTCATAATCTTTTCTTTTTAATATTTTGAATTGGCAAAGTTAATCAATTATAACTTGTGTTTTCATGTTCTGCGCTTTCTGGTTATATTTGCCCATGGAAAAAATTTTTCGACCTAGCCCTAATTCGTTTAAAAACACATTTTGTGTTTTTAATGAAATATTTTTGGATTCTATCGAAGGACTACAGCCTCAGTTTCAAAGCAAAGCGGGAAGTTCATACTATTATACCGAAACGGGGATGTATAGATTATCCAATCATTGGGGAAGATTAGCCAATA is a window of Flavobacterium acetivorans DNA encoding:
- a CDS encoding KTSC domain-containing protein, which produces MKKIVEYRKLLNVDKTAELKDLKTIYRNAMKEAHPDKFQGDEAGLKAAEENSKKIIEAYHFLVSINPETIKQNLPEYTETISTSTITDYKFVEGRLIINFSNGSVYEYISVPKATYVKMVNADSPGRFAKRHILNSFTWRKTINQD